From a single Salmo salar chromosome ssa22, Ssal_v3.1, whole genome shotgun sequence genomic region:
- the LOC106583493 gene encoding uncharacterized protein: protein MGCRLSGPWFGDGMGVSGRELSHLTKRDLSHLSKRDALRILAAYEHPITLQIKGRRGRGYGLQDCSTQTERDWEPLPLASHLALHSLGVTAAGTMPRFNPDGHYCSHMSLPRDHRDNGRYEYLPNAPPDLEDMDPLYYQDPELDRRVPRDQSCLIGCCNTNLEEPSSFHSQTEDEDYMLEKPLGYLPLHHELDSGLGWTDGSLQQGDLSGLETEEGGLEECHPRGGSSGGGLLVSGGGGGAGGSPSSESFISSELSDSGFYSVSTGEFRRFQRLLEKRMRLYNARLHHQGEVCARERRDSWQKNHRELLEAIPEALTMQPQHSCLTPGLTAPSMGPPPHGLFRVSSVQFRKADRPCLSKHSSSSGSLFNPQHTAGPLSVHAPVLSSCSTPSGHHRLPLQHQGSSSEGQLRRSRTLHHRAPPQERVRRASHPSSPSYATLQHCGVAPLRGLELGLPEEGEPELVLTHPAGFALSPQHHATSPGEHRGAMPLPREHYWDSSGGRDQLVNDRRQQEKSFMTDLPVWEREREREREREREREQEREREREQERERERDRERERERERERQRERGREVHRFHTLSHPPQTSMDIHETWPKPANRLSRQGSGGGGGLYSTLESHTGFGSGVVGVSRLGSNPNPKPNPDTTPNTNPNLPNPNTNARAVRNQFLRDRASRLADERSGMSTDEESQEVMRGKYWSRTERREHLLLAREQKQQQQQQQQARGQQTYTRPGANGGSGSMRDAGVNTRGGAMGGQGGGVIREGEAMSGGGGSLGDGRCSTVLELSQKKLSRLRNRKLLDDWTTVEELLTHGTRLGTGEEMSLCSSSLLTVTTV, encoded by the exons ATGGGCTGTCGGCTCTCAGGGCCGTGGTTCGGCGATGGAATGGGG GTCAGTGGGCGGGAGCTGAGTCACCTGACTAAACGGGATCTTTCTCACCTGAGCAAACGGGATGCTCTTAGAATCCTGGCTGCCTATGAGCACCCAATCACGCTGCAGATCAAGGGCCGGCGTGGGAGGGGTTATGGCTTACAGGACTGCAGCACGCAGACGGAAAGAGACTGGGAGCCGCTCCCCCTGGCCTCCCACCTGGCCCTACACAGTCTGGGGGTCACAGCAGCCGGGACCATGCCCAGGTTCAACCCGGACGG acactACTGCAGCCACATGAGTCTGCCTCGTGATCACCGTGACAACGGGAGATATGAGTACCTGCCCAACGCTCCACCAGACCTAGAGGACATGGATCCACTGTACTACCAg gaCCCGGAGCTGGACCGTCGTGTTCCAAGAGATCAGAGCTGTTTGATTGGCTGCTGCAACACCAACCTTGAGGAGCCCAGCAGTTTCCACAgccag acTGAGGATGAGGACTATATGTTGGAGAAACCTCTGGGCTACCTACCTCTCCATCATGAGCTGGACAGTGGCCTGGGCTGGACCGACGGTAGCCTGCAACAGGGAGACCTCTCTGGCCTGGAGACTGAGGAGGGGGGTCTGGAGGAGTGTCACCCCAGGGGAGGAAGCTCCGGTGGGGGCCTGCTGGTCAGcggaggagggggtggagctgGTGGGTCTCCGTCCTCTGAATCCTTCATCTCGTCTGAGCTGAGTGACTCTGGCTTCTACAGCGTGAGCACTGGAGAGTTCCGGCGTTTCCAGAGGCTGTTAGAGAAACGCATGCGCCTGTACAACGCTCGTCTGCACCACCAAGGGGAGGTGTGTGCACGGGAGCGCCGCGACAGCTGGCAGAAGAACCACAGAGAGCTGCTGGAGGCCATCCCTGAGGCACTGACCATGCAGCCCCAGCATTCCTGCCTCACGCCTGGCCTGACTGCTCCATCCATGGGCCCTCCACCCCACGGACTCTTCAG GGTGTCGTCTGTCCAATTCCGGAAGGCGGATCGTCCCTGTCTGAGCAAACACAGCTCCAGCAGTGGCTCCCTCTTCAACCCCCAGCACACCGCTGGCCCCCTCTCTGTCCacgcccctgtcctctcctcctgcagtaccCCCTCCGGTCACCACAGGCTTCCGCTGCAGCACCAGGGCTCCAGCTCGGAGGGTCAGCTGAGGAGAAGCAGGACCCTGCACCACCGGGCTCCACCCCAGGAGCGTGTCCGACGGGCCAGTCACCCGTCCTCCCCCTCTTACGCCACCCTGCAGCACTGTGGAGTAGCTCCACTTAGAGGCCTGGAGCTGGGCCTGCCTGAAGAGGGAGAACCAGAACTAGTGCTCACACACCCAGCAGGATTTGCCCTCTCACCTCAGCACCATGCAACCTCTCCGGGGGAACACAGAGGGGCCATGCCCTTACCCAGGGAACATTactgggacagtagtggaggtcGTGACCAGCTGGTTAATGACAGGAGGCAGCAGGAGAAGAGCTTCATGACAGACCTACCAGtgtgggagagggagcgagagagagaaagagagagggagcgagaaagagagcaagaaagagaacgagaaagagagcaagaaagagaacgagaaagagatcgagaaagagaaagagagcgggaaagagaaagacaaagagagagaggaagagaggtgcaCCGCTTCCACACCCTCAGCCACCCACCCCAGACATCCATGGACATCCATGAGACATGGCCTAAACCAGCCAACCGTCTGTCCCGCCAGGGGTCCGGGGGTGGTGGGGGCCTCTACAGCACCCTGGAGAGCCACACTGGGTTCGGGTCTGGGGTCGTTGGAGTGTCTAGGCTGGGCTCCAATCCTAATCCTAAGCCCAACCCTGACACTACccccaacaccaaccccaaccttcctaaccctaacactaatgcAAGGGCTGTGAGGAACCAGTTTCTTCGTGACCGGGCATCGCGGCTAGCGGACGAGCGCAGCGGGATGAGTACAGATGAGGAGAGCCAGGAGGTGATGAGGGGGAAGTACTGGAGCCGCACTGAGAGACGGGAGCACCTCCTACTGGCCCGCGAGCAgaaacagcagcaacaacaacaacagcaggccAGAGGGCAGCAGACTTACACAAGGCCAGGAGCCAATGGAGGATCAGGATCTATGAGAGATGCAGGGGTCAACACAAGAGGAGGAGCTATGGGTGGACAGGGGGGAGGAGTTATCCGAGAAGGAGAGGCTATGTCTGGAGGGGGAGGGTCTTTGGGAGACGGCCGGTGCAGCACGGTGCTGGAGCTCAGCCAAAAGAAGTTGAGTCGTCTGAGGAACAGGAAGCTGTTAGATGATTGGACGACGGTGGAGGAGCTGCTGACTCATGGGACGAGGCTGGGCACCGGGGAGGAGATGTCCCTCTGTTCCAGCTCACTACTGACTGTCACTACTGTAtag